A stretch of the Lactuca sativa cultivar Salinas chromosome 9, Lsat_Salinas_v11, whole genome shotgun sequence genome encodes the following:
- the LOC111907487 gene encoding tropinone reductase homolog At5g06060 yields MCDAFVSPPSLLILRKLQISSSPYVSTSSFKPSVRSKYRSVHASLSQSHSNRWSLQGMTALVTGGTRGIGHAIVEELAEHGATVHTCARNESELNSCLKGWVDKGFEITGSVCDVSLQHDREKLMKDVSCLFDGKLYILVNNVGTNIRKPMVELTSKEFTTIMSTNFESVFHICQLAYPLLKASKTGSVVFTSSVSAFVSLKSMTLQGATKGAINQLTRNLACEWAKDGIRSNAVAPWYIKTSMVEQVLSKKEYVEEVLDCTPLGRLGDPNEVSSLVAFLCMPASSYITGQIICVDGGMSVNGFYPKHV; encoded by the exons ATGTGCGATGCATTCGTCTCACCACCATCTCTGCTAATCCTCAGAAAGCTTCAAATTTCAAGCTCCCCATATGTCTCTACTAGTTCATTCAAACCCTCAGTTAGATCCAAGTACCGAAGCGTTCATGCCTCCCTCAGTCAAAGTCATTCAAACAGATGGTCTCTTCAAGGGATGACAGCACTTGTTACTGGTGGTACCAGGGGAATTGG GCATGCGATTGTGGAGGAATTGGCTGAGCATGGGGCAACTGTACACACCTGTGCTCGAAATGAATCTGAACTAAATAGCTGTTTGAAGGGTTGGGTGGATAAGGGTTTTGAGATCACTGGTTCAGTCTGTGATGTATCTTTACAACATGATCGTGAAAAGTTAATGAAAGATGTTTCCTGCTTGTTTGATGGAAAGCTTTATATACTT GTAAACAACGTGGGGACAAACATTAGGAAGCCGATGGTGGAGTTAACATCTAAAGAATTCACCACAATAATGTCAACAAATTTTGAATCGGTTTTTCACATCTGCCAACTTGCATACCCATTGCTCAAAGCATCAAAAACAGGGAGCGTTGTGTTCACTTCATCTGTATCAGCTTTTGTCTCACTCAAGTCCATGACTCTACAAGGAGCCACAAAAG GAGCGATTAATCAGCTTACAAGAAACTTGGCTTGTGAGTGGGCAAAAGATGGTATCAGAAGCAATGCTGTAGCCCCTTGGTATATCAAAACATCCATGGTAGAACAA GTACTAAgtaagaaagagtatgttgaagaGGTTCTTGATTGCACACCACTTGGGAGATTAGGGGATCCAAATGAGGTTTCATCACTCGTTGCATTTCTTTGCATGCCCGCTTCATCTTATATCACTGGCCAAATTATATGTGTTGATGGTGGGATGTCTGTAAACGGTTTCTACCCAAAGCATGTCTAG
- the LOC111907488 gene encoding probable protein phosphatase 2C 24 gives MAEICCGVVSENEASPNCDSNSQSARRKRMELRRVKFVAGVATLETENGVKQARLSISPASFSRECSDAFQNCNTSEIKPKTEDDGVDVVKPTPLVATILRPSGSAVFIDAEALPKFGVASVCGRRRDMEDAVAIHPSFLTSDDNQTSSLHYFGVYDGHGCSHVATRCKDRLHLLVKEELNKKVESEWTKTMEQCFNRMDKEVIEWNQGTVAGNCRCELQAPESDAVGSTAVVAIMTPDKIIVANCGDSRAVLCRNGKAVPLSNDHKPDRPDELNRIQAAGGRVIYWEGARVLGVLAMSRAIGDNYLKPYVSCEPEVTITDRAPEDECLIIASDGLWDVVSNDTACGVARMCLKGKRPAANMKNPAESEESELGNCDRACSDASMLLTKLALARRSTDNVSVVVVDLRKK, from the exons ATGGCGGAGATTTGTTGTGGGGTTGTGAGTGAGAACGAGGCTTCGCCGAATTGCGACTCGAATTCTCAATCAGCGAGGCGTAAAAGGATGGAGCTCCGCCGTGTTAAGTTTGTGGCCGGAGTAGCGACGCTTGAAACGGAGAACGGGGTTAAGCAAGCGAGATTGTCGATCTCCCCGGCGTCGTTCTCACGTGAGTGCAGCGACGCTTTCCAGAACTGTAACACTTCGGAAATTAAACCGAAAACGGAGGACGATGGGGTTGATGTTGTTAAGCCTACGCCTTTAGTGGCTACAATTTTGAGACCTTCGGGGTCTGCTGTTTTTATTGACGCGGAAGCGCTTCCGAAATTCGGTGTTGCGTCGGTCTGCGGACGGCGGAGGGACATGGAAGACGCTGTCGCTATTCATCCTTCGTTTTTAACCAGTGATGATAATCAAACGTCTAGTTTGCACTATTTTGGCGTCTACGATGGCCATGGTTGTTCTCAT gtCGCAACCAGATGTAAGGATCGGCTTCACTTGCTTGTGAAAGAAGAGTTGAACAAAAAGGTGGAATCGGAATGGACGAAAACGATGGAGCAATGTTTCAACCGAATGGACAAGGAAGTAATAGAGTGGAACCAAGGCACCGTCGCCGGCAACTGCCGGTGCGAGCTTCAGGCGCCGGAGTCCGACGCTGTTGGATCGACGGCGGTTGTTGCGATCATGACTCCTGATAAGATCATAGTCGCAAATTGTGGCGATTCTAGAGCTGTACTTTGTCGGAACGGAAAAGCAGTGCCTCTATCAAACGATCACAAG CCGGATCGTCCAGATGAGCTCAACCGGATTCAAGCTGCCGGAGGGCGAGTTATATACTGGGAAGGTGCTAGAGTTCTCGGAGTTCTGGCCATGTCTAGAGCCATCG gCGACAATTATCTTAAACCTTACGTGAGTTGCGAGCCGGAAGTGACGATTACAGATCGGGCGCCGGAAGATGAGTGTTTAATAATTGCGAGTGACGGACTGTGGGACGTGGTGTCAAACGACACCGCGTGTGGAGTGGCGAGAATGTGTCTGAAAGGGAAGAGACCGGCGGCGAACATGAAGAATCCGGCGGAGAGCGAAGAGTCGGAGTTGGGGAACTGTGACAGAGCTTGCTCTGATGCATCGATGCTACTGACAAAGTTGGCGTTGGCACGGCGGAGCACGGATAATGTGAGTGTTGTGGTTGTCGATCTgaggaagaaatga